In Silurus meridionalis isolate SWU-2019-XX chromosome 29, ASM1480568v1, whole genome shotgun sequence, one DNA window encodes the following:
- the s100s gene encoding S100 calcium binding protein S isoform X1, producing the protein MFALLMNLPSNLYSSRKVPYSAFLLGFPDWMMRHTVVLLLGKPGDRRTKMPRSNCDVMAKEPSTNLESAMQMLIKTFHKYSGKEGDKYTLSRGELRELLTEELGNYLGNAQDKDAVERVMNDLDSNNDGEVDFTEFIILMGALTVACNDFFLDSPAPKNKPEAKSEGEKKE; encoded by the exons ATGTTCGCCTTGCTAATGAATTTGCCTTCAAACCTATATTCTTCCAGAAAAGTGCCATATTCTGCGTTCTTGCTTGGATTCCCTGACTGGATGATGCGCCATACAGTAGTTCTGCTT CTCGGCAAGCCTGGAGACAGAAGAACCAAGATGCCACGCTCAAACTGTGATGT CATGGCTAAAGAACCTAGCACGAACCTGGAGAGCGCCATGCAGATGCTCATCAAGACTTTTCATAAGTACTCAGGGAAAGAAGGGGACAAGTACACACTCAGCCGAGGCGAGTTAAGAGAACTGCTGACAGAGGAGTTGGGGAACTATCTAGGG AACGCACAAGACAAGGATGCCGTGGAGCGAGTGATGAATGACCTGGATTCCAATAATGATGGTGAGGTGGACTTCACTGAGTTCATTATCCTGATGGGGGCCCTCACCGTGGCCTGCAATGACTTCTTCCTTGACAGCCCTGCACCCAAGAACAAGCCTGAGGCAAAGtcagaaggagagaaaaaagagtaA
- the s100s gene encoding S100 calcium binding protein S isoform X2 has product MPRSNCDVMAKEPSTNLESAMQMLIKTFHKYSGKEGDKYTLSRGELRELLTEELGNYLGNAQDKDAVERVMNDLDSNNDGEVDFTEFIILMGALTVACNDFFLDSPAPKNKPEAKSEGEKKE; this is encoded by the exons ATGCCACGCTCAAACTGTGATGT CATGGCTAAAGAACCTAGCACGAACCTGGAGAGCGCCATGCAGATGCTCATCAAGACTTTTCATAAGTACTCAGGGAAAGAAGGGGACAAGTACACACTCAGCCGAGGCGAGTTAAGAGAACTGCTGACAGAGGAGTTGGGGAACTATCTAGGG AACGCACAAGACAAGGATGCCGTGGAGCGAGTGATGAATGACCTGGATTCCAATAATGATGGTGAGGTGGACTTCACTGAGTTCATTATCCTGATGGGGGCCCTCACCGTGGCCTGCAATGACTTCTTCCTTGACAGCCCTGCACCCAAGAACAAGCCTGAGGCAAAGtcagaaggagagaaaaaagagtaA
- the s100a11 gene encoding protein S100-A11 gives MESAINVLVAQFKTFAGKDGSSHTLSKDEFQTLVASQLPNLVKNASDPSAIDHLMSSLDENNDGELTFQEFWQLIGKLASAHGGFSQ, from the exons ATGGAGTCTGCCATTAATGTCCTCGTTGCCCAGTTCAAGACTTTTGCTGGAAAAGATGGCAGCTCACACACCTTGAGCAAAGATGAATTTCAGACCCTTGTGGCGTCCCAACTTCCGAACCTAGTTAAG aaCGCCAGCGATCCTTCTGCGATCGACCATCTCATGAGCTCCTTGGATGAGAACAATGACGGTGAACTGACGTTTCAGGAATTCTGGCAGCTTATTGGTAAACTGGCGAGCGCGCATGGCGGCTTCAGCCAATAA
- the s100u gene encoding S100 calcium binding protein U, with translation MEAAIKTVVTVFLKSAKGKENLGAKEFQSLVKNQLKNILTDTENSEAIKDMRQGLDANQDGKVSFQEYMTLVGYMAQSVSQQRCVKETQVASSGPETQAEASGASKAEPEPEKVVKPVKEEEPAKEQDEAVDVELIGEDENEEEVIAVEECT, from the exons ATGGAAGCAGCTATCAAGACAGTGGTAACAGTCTTCTTGAAGTCAGCGAAAGGCAAGGAGAACCTCGGAGCAAAGGAATTCCAAAGCCTAGTGAAGAACCAGCTGAAGAACATATTGACG GATACAGAGAACTCTGAGGCCATCAAAGATATGCGCCAAGGCCTTGATGCCAACCAAGATGGAAAAGTCAGCTTCCAGGAGTACATGACGCTGGTCGGATACATGGCccagtcagtcagtcagcaGCGTTGTGTCAAGGAAACCCAAGTGGCGAGTTCAGGTCCGGAAACGCAGGCAGAGGCCAGTGGAGCTTCGAAGGCTGAGCCTGAGCCTGAGAAAGTGGTAAAGCCTGTGAAAGAAGAAGAGCCAGCCAAAGAGCAAGATGAGGCTGTGGATGTTGAATTGATCGGGGAAGATGAAAATGAGGAAGAGGTGATTGCAGTAGAGGAATGCACGTAG
- the pbxip1a gene encoding pre-B-cell leukemia transcription factor-interacting protein 1 isoform X1 — MSDNSTGSSGSSINSWTLLSPEEAAIDTAGPVDDGTESIGDVPSITEEVAEGTFEVKPSESEAPQETVLSEEGHQVCQGTSPELFGEGAASGPSAEDDPEICAPVIHATITTSPPDNDLLGAVPFSIATESSLFLSQEPFLEAYYEEACLIPEAVAEETPECVTNIGPASKPTAEIGPAFQPLSDIGPASAPVAEIGPASASGTEIFPISEPIQEIGPASEPVTEIDPVVKPTIITDPSSAPIAEMFPVPEPIDETDPALEPKFKISPSPEPPRSSFPDVTADVLDISHTSAIPGLDIRPDISSSSLSSEITHSPAAENPYPETPASSVLEEKDLVTDRDEHKSTYVARQAEPVGTDEPIEHGGEDSGMRQRRVHHPEEPRQSSDEEDVEEMEFRLPERKEEKPGLSMNHLIIGALALLCLGAFLISGTFFDQAGDDFDGTELSDQELLEKLVEENKQISILEAQIQAQKEELDRALRAAAEKGITDKEHARMKEELSALPGLKEELQALKARVSELTQLTAGEGQSPAGPARLWGNNDELKRQKLLLEHSKTRLETMKKQDWPKKWLGERLVEMQQRLSDQVDHISKKDEWRRKHKGAETREKGWSDGVQKHKEFLKKYRDEWEQTKPERKVERERRKQERSLQARSDHKQKHDHRADQHFESKDFWKLQEKKLRKKRNPPRHCQGMSSCADAEGLVHVKLSAFQGLLDTYLNKLQGLGAENKEAFHRLVGQFFHNGIFRHNKMLFSEFAKNMADILEDLADLLMDDDVLEEEMEEFEREVLWHFAI, encoded by the exons ATGTCGGATAACAGCACCGGCAGCAGCGGGTCTTCCATTAACAGCTGGACTCTTCTTTCTCCTGAG gaGGCTGCCATTGACACTGCTGGACCAGTAGATGATGGAACTGAGAGTATTGGTGATGTACCAAGCATTACTGAGGAAGTTGCAG AAGGCACTTTCGAGGTGAAGCCGAGTGAAAGCGAAGCTCCACAGGAGACCGTCTTGTCAGAAGAGGGCCACCAG GTGTGCCAAGGAACCTCCCCAGAACTGTTTGGTGAGGGAGCGGCGTCCGGTCCGAGTGCTGAGGACGATCCTGAGATTTGCGCACCAGTCATCCACGCTACTATCACAACCTCTCCACCAGACAATGATCTGCTTGGGGCAGTTCCCTTCAGCATAGCTACAGAGTCATCCCTCTTTCTTTCACAGGAGCCTTTCCTTGAAGCATACTATGAAGAGGCTTGTCTCATTCCTGAAGCTGTGGCTGAAGAAACACCTGAGTGTGTAACAAATATTGGCCCTGCATCAAAACCTACAGCTGAAATTGGTCCTGCCTTTCAGCCTTTATCTGATATCGGACCTGCCTCAGCACCAGTAGCTGAAATTGGCCCTGCATCAGCATCTGGAACTGAAATTTTCCCGATTTCAGAACCTATTCAGGAAATTGGTCCTGCCTCAGAACCTGTAACTGAAATTGACCCTGTTGTAAAACCTACAATTATAACTGATCCTTCCTCAGCACCAATAGCTGAAATGTTTCCTGTTCCAGAACCTATAGATGAAACTGATCCTGCTTTAGAACCCAAATTTAAAATAAGCCCCTCCCCTGAGCCCCCACGGTCTTCTTTTCCTGATGTTACTGCAGATGTTTTGGACATTAGTCACACCTCTGCAATCCCTGGGTTGGATATTCGCCCTGATATCTCATCTTCCAGTCTGTCTTCAGAGATTACTCATAGCCCAGCAGCTGAGAACCCTTACCCAGAAACCCCTGCTTCCTCAGTCTTAGAAGAGAAAGACCTTGTAACTGATCGAGATGAACATAAATCCACATACGTTGCAAGGCAGGCAG AACCTGTTGGTACCGATGAGCCGATTGAACACGGAGGAGAGGACAGTGGAATGCGGCAGCGACGTGTGCACCACCCTGAGGAGCCGAGACAGAGCTCGGATGAGGAAGATGTGGAGGAAATGGAGTTTAGGCTTCCCGAAAGGAAAGAAGAGAAACCTGGTTTATCGATGAATCACCTGATCATAGGAGCTCTGGCTTTGTTGTGTCTAGGCGCCTTTTTGATCTCTG GTACCTTTTTCGACCAAGCCGGCG atgACTTTGATGGCACAGAGTTAAGTGACCAG GAACTCCTTGAAAAACTCGTTGAAGAAAACAAGCAGATTTCCATACTGGAAGCCCAAATACAG GCACAAAAGGAAGAACTGGACCGGGCGTTGAGGGCAGCTGCAGAGAAGGGTATCACCGACAAAGAGCATGCCAGGATGAAAGAAGAATTGTCTGCATTACCAGGCCTAAAAGAAGAATTACAGGCACTTAAAGCTAGGGTCTCTGAGCTCACCCAGCTCACAG CTGGAGAAGGTCAAAGTCCAGCAGGGCCTGCCAGACTGTGGGGAAATAACGATGAGCTCAAAAGACAAAAGCTTCTCTTGGAACATAGTAAAACACGATTGGAAACGATGAAAAAACAGGACTGGCCTAAGAAATGGTTAGGAGAAAGGCTGGTTGAGATGCAGCAGAGGTTATCAGACCAGGTGGACCACATAAGCAAGAAAGATGAATGGAGGAGGAAGCACAAAGGAGCGGAAACTAGGGAAAAAGGCTGGAGTGACGGTGTCCAAAAGCACAAAGAGTTCTTGAAGAAATACCGTGACGAGTGGGAGCAAACGAAGCCTGAGAGAAAGgtggaaagagagaggagaaagcaGGAGAGATCTTTGCAAGCCAGGTCAGACCACAAGCAGAAACATGATCATAGAGCAGACCAGCATTTTGAATCAAAGGACTTCTGGAAACTTCAAGAGAAGAAGCTGAGGAAAAAACGAAATCCCCCTAGACACTGCCAGGGCATGTCCAGCTGTGCTGATGCAGAGGGCCTTGTTCATGTTAAGCTATCCGCTTTTCAGGGCCTCCTGGATACCTACCTGAACAAGTTGCAAGGGCTCGGTGCAGAGAATAAGGAGGCTTTCCATCGTCTCGTCGGCCAGTTTTTCCACAACGGCATTTTTCGGCACAACAAAATGCTTTTCAGCGAGTTCGCAAAAAACATGGCCGACATCTTGGAGGACCTTGCGGATCTTCTAATGGACGATGATGTGCTGGAAGAGGAGATGGAAGAGTTTGAAAGGGAGGTCCTGTGGCACTTTGCAATATAG
- the pbxip1a gene encoding pre-B-cell leukemia transcription factor-interacting protein 1 isoform X2, translating into MSDNSTGSSGSSINSWTLLSPEEAAIDTAGPVDDGTESIGDVPSITEEVAEGTFEVKPSESEAPQETVLSEEGHQVCQGTSPELFGEGAASGPSAEDDPEICAPVIHATITTSPPDNDLLGAVPFSIATESSLFLSQEPFLEAYYEEACLIPEAVAEETPECVTNIGPASKPTAEIGPAFQPLSDIGPASAPVAEIGPASASGTEIFPISEPIQEIGPASEPVTEIDPVVKPTIITDPSSAPIAEMFPVPEPIDETDPALEPKFKISPSPEPPRSSFPDVTADVLDISHTSAIPGLDIRPDISSSSLSSEITHSPAAENPYPETPASSVLEEKDLVTDRDEHKSTYVARQAEPVGTDEPIEHGGEDSGMRQRRVHHPEEPRQSSDEEDVEEMEFRLPERKEEKPGLSMNHLIIGALALLCLGAFLISDDFDGTELSDQELLEKLVEENKQISILEAQIQAQKEELDRALRAAAEKGITDKEHARMKEELSALPGLKEELQALKARVSELTQLTAGEGQSPAGPARLWGNNDELKRQKLLLEHSKTRLETMKKQDWPKKWLGERLVEMQQRLSDQVDHISKKDEWRRKHKGAETREKGWSDGVQKHKEFLKKYRDEWEQTKPERKVERERRKQERSLQARSDHKQKHDHRADQHFESKDFWKLQEKKLRKKRNPPRHCQGMSSCADAEGLVHVKLSAFQGLLDTYLNKLQGLGAENKEAFHRLVGQFFHNGIFRHNKMLFSEFAKNMADILEDLADLLMDDDVLEEEMEEFEREVLWHFAI; encoded by the exons ATGTCGGATAACAGCACCGGCAGCAGCGGGTCTTCCATTAACAGCTGGACTCTTCTTTCTCCTGAG gaGGCTGCCATTGACACTGCTGGACCAGTAGATGATGGAACTGAGAGTATTGGTGATGTACCAAGCATTACTGAGGAAGTTGCAG AAGGCACTTTCGAGGTGAAGCCGAGTGAAAGCGAAGCTCCACAGGAGACCGTCTTGTCAGAAGAGGGCCACCAG GTGTGCCAAGGAACCTCCCCAGAACTGTTTGGTGAGGGAGCGGCGTCCGGTCCGAGTGCTGAGGACGATCCTGAGATTTGCGCACCAGTCATCCACGCTACTATCACAACCTCTCCACCAGACAATGATCTGCTTGGGGCAGTTCCCTTCAGCATAGCTACAGAGTCATCCCTCTTTCTTTCACAGGAGCCTTTCCTTGAAGCATACTATGAAGAGGCTTGTCTCATTCCTGAAGCTGTGGCTGAAGAAACACCTGAGTGTGTAACAAATATTGGCCCTGCATCAAAACCTACAGCTGAAATTGGTCCTGCCTTTCAGCCTTTATCTGATATCGGACCTGCCTCAGCACCAGTAGCTGAAATTGGCCCTGCATCAGCATCTGGAACTGAAATTTTCCCGATTTCAGAACCTATTCAGGAAATTGGTCCTGCCTCAGAACCTGTAACTGAAATTGACCCTGTTGTAAAACCTACAATTATAACTGATCCTTCCTCAGCACCAATAGCTGAAATGTTTCCTGTTCCAGAACCTATAGATGAAACTGATCCTGCTTTAGAACCCAAATTTAAAATAAGCCCCTCCCCTGAGCCCCCACGGTCTTCTTTTCCTGATGTTACTGCAGATGTTTTGGACATTAGTCACACCTCTGCAATCCCTGGGTTGGATATTCGCCCTGATATCTCATCTTCCAGTCTGTCTTCAGAGATTACTCATAGCCCAGCAGCTGAGAACCCTTACCCAGAAACCCCTGCTTCCTCAGTCTTAGAAGAGAAAGACCTTGTAACTGATCGAGATGAACATAAATCCACATACGTTGCAAGGCAGGCAG AACCTGTTGGTACCGATGAGCCGATTGAACACGGAGGAGAGGACAGTGGAATGCGGCAGCGACGTGTGCACCACCCTGAGGAGCCGAGACAGAGCTCGGATGAGGAAGATGTGGAGGAAATGGAGTTTAGGCTTCCCGAAAGGAAAGAAGAGAAACCTGGTTTATCGATGAATCACCTGATCATAGGAGCTCTGGCTTTGTTGTGTCTAGGCGCCTTTTTGATCTCTG atgACTTTGATGGCACAGAGTTAAGTGACCAG GAACTCCTTGAAAAACTCGTTGAAGAAAACAAGCAGATTTCCATACTGGAAGCCCAAATACAG GCACAAAAGGAAGAACTGGACCGGGCGTTGAGGGCAGCTGCAGAGAAGGGTATCACCGACAAAGAGCATGCCAGGATGAAAGAAGAATTGTCTGCATTACCAGGCCTAAAAGAAGAATTACAGGCACTTAAAGCTAGGGTCTCTGAGCTCACCCAGCTCACAG CTGGAGAAGGTCAAAGTCCAGCAGGGCCTGCCAGACTGTGGGGAAATAACGATGAGCTCAAAAGACAAAAGCTTCTCTTGGAACATAGTAAAACACGATTGGAAACGATGAAAAAACAGGACTGGCCTAAGAAATGGTTAGGAGAAAGGCTGGTTGAGATGCAGCAGAGGTTATCAGACCAGGTGGACCACATAAGCAAGAAAGATGAATGGAGGAGGAAGCACAAAGGAGCGGAAACTAGGGAAAAAGGCTGGAGTGACGGTGTCCAAAAGCACAAAGAGTTCTTGAAGAAATACCGTGACGAGTGGGAGCAAACGAAGCCTGAGAGAAAGgtggaaagagagaggagaaagcaGGAGAGATCTTTGCAAGCCAGGTCAGACCACAAGCAGAAACATGATCATAGAGCAGACCAGCATTTTGAATCAAAGGACTTCTGGAAACTTCAAGAGAAGAAGCTGAGGAAAAAACGAAATCCCCCTAGACACTGCCAGGGCATGTCCAGCTGTGCTGATGCAGAGGGCCTTGTTCATGTTAAGCTATCCGCTTTTCAGGGCCTCCTGGATACCTACCTGAACAAGTTGCAAGGGCTCGGTGCAGAGAATAAGGAGGCTTTCCATCGTCTCGTCGGCCAGTTTTTCCACAACGGCATTTTTCGGCACAACAAAATGCTTTTCAGCGAGTTCGCAAAAAACATGGCCGACATCTTGGAGGACCTTGCGGATCTTCTAATGGACGATGATGTGCTGGAAGAGGAGATGGAAGAGTTTGAAAGGGAGGTCCTGTGGCACTTTGCAATATAG
- the LOC124382192 gene encoding gamma-enolase has protein sequence MSIVSIIAREILDSRGNPTVEVDLRTEKGLFRAAVPSGASTGIYEALELRDGDKNRFKGKGVLKAIGHINDTLGPAIIESGISVVEQEKLDNMMIEMDGTENKSQFGANAILGVSLAICKAGAAEKDIPLYRHIADLAGNTELVLPVPAFNVINGGSHAGNKLAMQEFMVLPVGAESFRDALRVGAELYQTLRGVIKEKYGQDATNVGDEGGFAPNILENSEALELIKTAIDKAGFTDKVVIGMDVAASEFYRDGKYDLDFKSPSDPERNISSEKLLEIYQSFVNDFPVVSIEDPFDQDDWPAWTRMTASVGIQIVGDDLTVTNPKRIEKAAEERACNCLLLKVNQIGTVTEAIHACKLAQANGWGVMVSHRSGETEDTFIADLVVGLCTGQIKTGAPCRSERLAKYNQLMRIEEELGNQARFAGHNFRNPSVL, from the exons ATGTCCATTGTAAGCATCATTGCCAGGGAGATCCTAGACTCCCGGGGCAACCCCACAGTTGAGGTGGACCTAAGAACTGAAAAAG GATTGTTCAGGGCTGCTGTTCCCAGTGGAGCATCTACTGGCATTTATGAAGCTCTAGAACTCAGAGATGGAGATAAGAATCGCTTCAAAGGCAAAg GTGTACTCAAAGCTATTGGCCATATCAACGACACTCTTGGACCTGCCATCATTGAATCT GGTATCAGCGTGGTGGAACAGGAGAAACTGGATAACATGATGATTGAGATGGATGGCACGGAGAATAAAT CTCAGTTTGGTGCCAATGCTATTCTGGGGGTGTCCTTGGCGATTTGCAAGGCTGGAGCAGCAGAGAAAGACATTCCCCTGTATCGCCATATTGCCGACCTGGCTGGAAACACTGAGCTCGTGTTGCCAGTTCCT GCCTTTAATGTGATCAATGGTGGATCCCATGCTGGAAATAAGCTGGCCATGCAGGAATTCATGGTTCTTCCTGTCGGTGCAGAGTCATTCCGCGATGCTCTGCGTGTCGGCGCTGAGCTCTATCAGACTCTGAGGGGCGTGATCAAAGAGAAGTACGGACAGGATGCCACTAATGTGGGTGATGAAGGAGGTTTTGCCCCAAATATCCTAGAAAACAGTGAAG CTCTTGAACTGATCAAGACTGCCATAGACAAGGCAGGATTCACAGACAAGGTTGTGATTGGGATGGACGTAGCTGCTTCCGAGTTCTACCGTGATGGGAAGTATGATCTCGATTTCAAATCGCCTTCAGATCCTGAACGGAACATCTCCAGCGAGAAGCTTCTAGAGATCTACCAGAGTTTTGTCAATGACTTTCCAG TTGTATCTATCGAGGACCCATTTGATCAGGACGACTGGCCAGCATGGACTCGGATGACTGCTTCTGTGGGGATCCAGATAGTGGGTGATGACCTAACAGTTACAAACCCAAAAAGGATAGAGAAAGCTGCAGAGGAACGTGCTTGCAACTGCCTGCTACTGAAGGTCAACCAAATCGGCACAGTCACAGAGGCCATCCACGC GTGTAAGCTTGCCCAGGCTAATGGCTGGGGTGTGATGGTCAGCCATCGCTCTGGTGAGACAGAGGACACATTTATTGCGGATCTGGTAGTTGGGCTCTGCACTGGACAG atcaagactggagctccatgtaGATCTGAGCGTTTGGCCAAATACAATCAGTTGATGAG AATTGAGGAAGAGTTGGGTAATCAAGCCCGATTCGCTGGCCACAACTTCAGAAATCCCAGCGTTCTGTGA